A single Paraburkholderia sp. D15 DNA region contains:
- the cpaB gene encoding Flp pilus assembly protein CpaB — translation MFKKIKLRSLLANSWVLLFLAVLVAGGLTYLLYKYLNDRENKLKADIAAHGARAGIEVVVPARDVPVGTPLTSDDFVAREIASDLVYDDMIRADNFRQYRSAHLVRAVRRGLPLRAGDIDALRGRDFSDVLPAGQRAVTIEIDTVNSTALLVRPGNRVDLYWLGKVFHENDSSDDKKMAQLLMSNLLVLATGQDMRARDAGEAAAPEQANANSSAMSRQEGMGYTTITLQVPVDDVARVALAQKIGGLRLILRNADDKGAAGPQLVQESEVFTDPAQGNRGTGRPMQMIEMIAGGGSNNAAVLVPQGGAADSVRSATSAPPPATINTPEAAQSSSASPQRQPSLYEQANAIAQQLQKAVAPGASSSAPKQN, via the coding sequence ATGTTCAAAAAAATCAAACTCCGCTCGCTGCTCGCGAATTCATGGGTCTTGCTGTTCCTCGCCGTGCTGGTCGCGGGTGGACTGACCTACCTGCTGTACAAGTATCTGAACGATCGCGAGAACAAACTCAAGGCCGACATCGCCGCGCACGGCGCACGCGCCGGCATTGAAGTCGTTGTACCGGCGCGTGACGTGCCGGTCGGCACGCCGTTGACGAGCGACGACTTCGTCGCGCGCGAAATTGCCAGCGACCTCGTCTACGACGACATGATTCGCGCGGACAATTTCCGGCAGTACCGTAGCGCGCATCTCGTCAGAGCGGTGCGCCGCGGTTTGCCGCTGCGTGCTGGCGATATCGACGCGTTGCGCGGCCGCGACTTCTCGGACGTGTTGCCCGCCGGCCAGCGCGCGGTGACGATCGAAATCGACACGGTCAACTCGACCGCGCTGCTGGTCCGTCCGGGCAATCGCGTGGACCTGTACTGGCTCGGCAAGGTCTTCCACGAGAACGACTCCAGCGACGACAAGAAAATGGCGCAACTGCTGATGTCGAATCTGCTCGTGCTCGCGACCGGCCAGGACATGCGTGCGCGCGACGCGGGCGAGGCGGCCGCGCCGGAACAGGCGAACGCCAACAGCAGCGCGATGAGCCGGCAGGAAGGCATGGGCTACACCACGATCACGCTGCAGGTGCCGGTGGACGACGTCGCGCGTGTCGCGCTTGCGCAGAAGATCGGCGGCTTGCGTCTGATCCTGCGTAACGCCGACGATAAAGGTGCGGCGGGCCCACAACTGGTTCAGGAGAGCGAGGTCTTCACGGACCCGGCGCAAGGCAATCGCGGCACTGGCCGCCCGATGCAGATGATCGAAATGATCGCGGGCGGCGGTTCGAACAATGCGGCGGTGTTGGTGCCGCAAGGGGGCGCTGCGGATAGCGTTCGTTCGGCGACCAGTGCGCCCCCGCCCGCGACGATAAACACGCCCGAAGCAGCGCAATCCTCCTCCGCCTCGCCGCAGCGTCAGCCGAGCCTCTACGAGCAGGCCAACGCCATCGCCCAACAACTGCAGAAGGCTGTCGCGCCAGGCGCGTCGTCCAGCGCGCCGAAGCAGAACTAA
- a CDS encoding pilus assembly protein N-terminal domain-containing protein, which yields MNVKHNAAHWRRRVMPAVLAGTLFCEAAPLALAQTVTMRGTEDTSANTRVLEMFRGEVRILHIPGTIKRIAIGNGKLLTANVVDGSLMLLGEQDGITSLVVWNERGIALQTTVRVAKAEVNASLEQLRAVLKSVPGLHIDAIGSNIVLSGTVHRDMVAIVKSATQDMKNVIDTTKVDEGDALRKTVHFKVQIMEVTRNAQRNLGIAWDSAFRGPQIGGSAAIGTGAAKAVVSGTNYFLAGIASNITSQINFAVENGDAFVLAAPELNTKSGGTASFLAGGEVPIPQSGALGTTNVEYKQYGIKLSIVPVVDANNVISAHLTTEISQIDPTVTYAGMPGFLTRNTSSDISMRGGETLAISGLVSADAANSSNGMPFLSQVPVIGQLFRSDSFRAKKSDLVIFVTPVISDPDLDPNADLLARADKVDRRFRDEYGNPDPLVAADDKATRTTAPRRTIAPTPALLPEVIRSTPPQPSLHAPRSQMTLPPQDPAGVTAAPTATGSDVARASVVAPPTSASTPPAGVADALRMLNAAPPPQAASNDAARPLAARPVAATATTNASNAANGKVPSQQIDVLGRPAN from the coding sequence ATGAACGTCAAACACAACGCGGCGCATTGGCGCCGCCGGGTCATGCCGGCTGTTCTCGCCGGCACGCTGTTCTGCGAGGCCGCACCGCTCGCGCTCGCTCAAACCGTCACTATGCGCGGCACGGAAGACACGTCGGCCAACACGCGCGTGCTTGAAATGTTTCGCGGCGAAGTGCGCATTCTGCACATCCCCGGCACCATCAAACGCATCGCGATCGGCAACGGCAAACTGCTCACCGCGAACGTGGTGGACGGCAGCCTGATGCTGCTCGGCGAACAGGACGGCATCACGTCGCTGGTGGTGTGGAACGAGCGCGGCATCGCGCTGCAAACCACCGTGCGCGTCGCCAAGGCGGAGGTGAATGCGTCGCTGGAACAATTGCGTGCGGTGCTGAAGTCGGTGCCGGGGCTGCATATCGACGCGATCGGTTCGAACATCGTGCTGTCCGGCACCGTGCATCGCGACATGGTCGCGATCGTCAAGTCCGCGACCCAGGACATGAAGAACGTCATCGATACGACCAAGGTCGACGAGGGCGACGCGCTCAGAAAAACCGTGCACTTCAAGGTGCAGATCATGGAAGTGACACGCAATGCGCAGAGAAACCTGGGCATTGCGTGGGACAGTGCTTTTCGCGGACCGCAGATTGGCGGTAGTGCGGCTATTGGGACCGGCGCGGCGAAGGCAGTCGTCTCCGGCACCAACTATTTTCTCGCCGGCATTGCGTCGAACATCACATCGCAGATCAACTTTGCCGTCGAAAACGGCGACGCATTCGTGCTGGCCGCGCCCGAGTTGAATACGAAAAGCGGCGGCACCGCGAGTTTCCTGGCGGGCGGCGAAGTGCCGATTCCGCAATCGGGCGCGCTCGGCACGACCAACGTCGAATACAAGCAGTACGGGATCAAGCTGAGCATCGTGCCGGTGGTCGATGCGAATAACGTGATTTCCGCGCATCTGACCACCGAAATCAGCCAGATCGATCCGACGGTCACTTACGCGGGCATGCCGGGCTTCCTGACCCGCAACACCAGTTCCGACATTTCGATGCGCGGCGGCGAAACGCTGGCTATTTCCGGGCTCGTCAGCGCGGACGCGGCGAACAGTTCGAACGGCATGCCGTTCCTGAGTCAGGTGCCGGTGATCGGCCAGTTGTTCCGTTCGGACAGTTTCCGCGCGAAGAAGAGCGATCTGGTGATCTTCGTGACGCCGGTCATTTCCGATCCGGATCTCGACCCGAACGCGGATCTGCTCGCGCGCGCGGATAAGGTGGATCGGCGCTTCCGTGACGAGTACGGCAATCCCGATCCGCTCGTCGCCGCCGACGACAAGGCCACTCGCACCACGGCGCCACGCCGCACGATCGCGCCGACGCCGGCGCTGCTGCCAGAGGTCATTCGAAGTACACCGCCTCAGCCGTCCTTGCATGCTCCGCGGTCTCAGATGACCTTGCCCCCGCAAGATCCGGCGGGTGTGACAGCAGCGCCTACCGCTACGGGCAGCGATGTCGCGCGTGCATCGGTGGTGGCACCGCCCACGTCCGCCAGCACGCCGCCCGCGGGCGTGGCAGACGCTTTGCGCATGCTGAATGCGGCCCCACCGCCTCAGGCGGCGTCGAACGATGCAGCCCGCCCGCTCGCCGCAAGACCGGTGGCTGCGACTGCGACTACGAACGCATCGAACGCTGCGAACGGCAAGGTGCCGTCGCAACAGATCGACGTGCTCGGCCGACCGGCTAACTGA